The proteins below are encoded in one region of Apium graveolens cultivar Ventura chromosome 4, ASM990537v1, whole genome shotgun sequence:
- the LOC141718671 gene encoding uncharacterized protein LOC141718671, with amino-acid sequence MEIALSSKMKLRFVDGSNVKPAASSALAGHWNRCNHMVISWLLNSVSADIRNSIIYMDSAHLIWKELAIRYAQSNLPKLFNLRKEIAQLSQGSMSVTTYYTKYKTLIDELDSLTARPKCDCNKCSCEINNILSVYDLNIQLMQFLMGLSDGFASIRGQILLMSHIPTLSQCYAMLLQEENQRDIHTLTDSSIICEYCQMSGHLKDKCFCVVGYPSWHRLYGKPKPKPRFGNTQRASAAQTSLKTEATTSTWPSANTVHLAGFHLPNNTTIGVTHIGDVKFQSGLILHHVLCVPRFTHNLLSISKLLKDSNLTATFSTSSYYIQAPTRKRELEIGKSKDGLYLLNSASLDFSASTSPINLPSTNVFDSSCNHITTASCDICIIRVFGSLCYASVAPRPADKFASRAIKGIMLGYPYGQKGYRVLNLETKKVFVSQNVQFVEHIFPFRDIPSVEPQILFHSPSIIPDDPLGTDLPSSSLLNVSHTPSYTNDTPVDIHPDSSSSHSFHDTSSHHIPTRPIRNKTVPSKYMDYIGLSQHFVSKANNAFVVPDSLHYDTFSPQYTHFLANITKILEPCSYKQVVHYPEWCTVMATELAALEANDTWDVVPLPANQKLVGCKWIFKVKYLPNGQVERYKARLVAKGFTQTKGIDYFETFASVAKMSSFRTLLSVAAAKNWTIDQLDVTNAFLHRDLEEDVYMVLPPGYQPSSDIQAQYPGQVLVCKLKKSLYGLKQAPRQWFLKLYTACDDLNLGPSTR; translated from the exons ATGGAAATTGCTTTGTCCTCGAAGATGAAACTCAGATTTGTTGATGGATCCAATGTTAAACCAGCAGCATCTTCAGCTCTTGCAGGACACTGGAATCGCTGCAATCATATGGTAATATCGTGGCTTCTTAACTCCGTTTCTGCCGATATTCGTAACAGTATTATTTACATGGATTCTGCTCATCTAATCTGGAAAGAGTTAGCAATTAGATATGCACAGAGCAATCTTCCTAAGTTGTTTAATCTGAGAAAAGAAATTGCTCAGTTATCTCAAGGATCCATGAGTGTCACTACCTACTATACAAAGTATAAAACTCTTATTGATGAATTGGATAGTTTAACTGCTAGACCTAAGTGTGATTGTAACAAGTGTTCATGTGAAATTAATAACATCCTTAGTGTCTATGACTTGAACATTCAATTGATGCAATTTCTTATGGGATTGAGTGATGGATTTGCTTCAATTCGAGGTCAGATCTTACTAATGAGTCATATACCTACACTAAGCCAGTGTTATGCTATGCTTTTGCAAGAGGAGAACCAACGAGATATACATACTTTGACTG attcttcaattatctgtGAGTATTGTCAGATGTCTGGTCATTTAAAGGATAAGTGCTTTTGTGTTGTTGGTTATCCCTCATGGCATCGACTTTATGGTAAACCAAAACCAAAGCCAAGGTTTGGAAATACTCAACGAGCAAGTGCAGCTCAA ACCAGCTTAAAAACCGAGGCAACTACATCCACTTGGCCATCTGCTAACACTGTTCATCTAGCAG GCTTCCATTTACCTAATAATACTACCATTGGTGTTACTCATATTGGTGATGTCAAATTTCAATCTGGTCTTATTCTACATCATGTTCTATGTGTTCCGAGATTTACTCACAATCTTCTTTCTATCTCCAAACTTCTTAAAGATTCTAATCTTACTGCTACTTTCTCTACTTCCTCCTATTATATACAAGCCCCTACTAGGAAGAGGGAGTTAGAGATTGGTAAAAGCAAAGATGGTCTTTACTTGCTCAACTCTGCATCCCTGGATTTCTCTGCGTCTACTAGTCCTATTAATCTACCCAGTACTAATGTTTTTGATTCGAGTTGTAATCACATTACTACTGCTTCTTGTGATATCTG TATCATTCGGGTTTTTGGCTCTCTCTGTTATGCTTCAGTAGCTCCCCGACCTGCAGATAAATTTGCATCACGGGCTATTAAAGGTATTATGTTAGGATATCCTTATGGTCAAAAAGGTTATCGTGTCTTAAACTTGGAAACTAAGAAAGTTTTTGTCTCACAAAATGTTCAATTTGTTGAACATATTTTTCCTTTTCGAGATATTCCTTCTGTTGAACCTCAGATTTTATTTCACTCTCCTTCCATTATTCCGGATGACCCTTTGGGTACTGATCTTCCTTCGTCTTCTCTTCTGAATGTTTCACATACTCCATCATATACTAATGACACACCTGTGGATATTCACCCTGATTCTTCATCATCACATTCTTTCCATGACACTTCATCTCATCATATTCCTACTAGACCTATTCGTAATAAAACCGTTCCTTCCAAATATATGGACTATATTGGTTTATCTCAGCATTTTGTATCAAAAGCAAATAATGCTTTTGTTGTACCAGATAGCTTACACTATGATACTTTCAGCCCACAATACACTCATTTTTTGGCTAATATTACCAAGATTCTCGAGCCTTGCTCTTACAAACAGGTTGTTCACTACCCTGAGTGGTGTACAGTAATGGCTACAGAATTAGCTGCACTAGAGGCCAATGATACGTGGGATGTCGTTCCCCTTCCTGCCAATCAAAAACTTGTTGGTTGCAAGTGGATTTTTAAAGTGAAGTATCTTCCTAATGGTCAGGTCGAACGTTATAAAGCTCGTTTGGTGGCTAAGGGATTTACACAAACAAAGGGTATTGATTACTTTGAGACATTCGCTTCGGTAGCTAAAATGTCATCTTTTCGAACTCTGTTATCTGTTGCTGCAGCTAAGAATTGGACAATTGATCAGTTGGATGTGACAAATGCGTTTTTGCACAGAGATTTAGAGGAAGATGTTTACATGGTTTTACCCCCTGGTTATCAACCTTCTTCTGACATTCAAGCTCAATATCCTGGACAGGTTCTTGTTTGTAAACTTAAGAAATCACTTTATGGGCTTAAACAGGCACCTCGTCAATGGTTTCTCAAGTTGTATACTGcttgtgacgacctcaatcttggg CCCTCAAcgcggtag